Within Caldalkalibacillus thermarum, the genomic segment TCACCACGGCCCTTTTTAAGATAACAACTGCTTAAGACAACAACTGCGCTTTTTGCAAGAGTTGTTTAAGCTTTTCCCGCTTTTGTTCAGTCAAAGGACGGGCTGGGGGCAGAACAGCAGTAGAAATCTCTATCCCTCTCAAGCGAATCGCTTCTTTAATCACATTGACAAAGGGAACATCTAGTTTGTACATAGCCAGAAGCGGGGCCAGGCGTCGATGCAATTGAATCGCCCTGCTGTAATCCCCCTGTTGAAAGGCTTCGTATAAACCCACCGTGATTTCCGGAGCGAAGTTAGCACTGGCCGGGATCGCACCGTCTCCCCCCAAAGCCAGTGTGTTGAACAGGTGGTCATCAAACCCTGCAAAAACGGCAAATTCTGGCCTGTTATGTTTAATTTGAACAATTATCTCCCGAATATGTCCAGCTGTGTCTACTGTATCCTTCAGTCCGACAATATGCTCATAATCCATGGCCAGCCTTTTAATGAACGCCGGAGTTAAATCCTGTCCGGTAAGCAGGGGAAAATTGTAGATCAGAATAGGACAAGTAACTGCCTCCGCCACACGGGCATAGTGGGCATAGAGATGATCTTCTGCCAGGGGCCAATAGTAGGGATTAAGCACCAGTACCCCGTCGGCACCTGCCTGTTGAGCATGTTTACTTAACTCAACCGTTTCGGCCGTACTGGGGCTGCCGGTGCCAATCATAACCGGCACACGCTTAGCCACATATTCTACGGCAAACTCGGCGACCTGTTTCCGCTGCCCTAACCCCATCTGGCTGAATTCACCACCGGTGCCCAAGATCAGCAACCCGTGCACACCGGCTTCAATCAAGTGATCCAACAATTTTTTCATTCCATCCTTATCCAGATCACCCTGTTCATCCACAATGGTAGGTACCGGGGGAATGATACCTTGAAACGGATGTGTTTTGGCCATTGTGTCATCTCCTTATATCGCTAATTTTTTATGTCACCTAACTTTAACTTATAACCCTTACTTAAATTAAACTCTTAACTCATCAAGTTACTTCAGCAGCAACATATCCTAATGCATTGGAAATAAGCAGGGCATAATGTTTGATTATGCTGCTCAGCTCCGTTTTAACACGCTCTTCAGTCATGCGAAAAGTGGGACCTGATATACTGAAAGCGGCTACAATTTCACCTTCATAATTGCGGATCGGGGCACCAATGCAGCGGATGCCCTCCTCATGTTCGACGTTATCAATAGCAAATCCTTGGCTGCGGACCTTGGCCAGCTCAGTCAGCAACGTTTTTAAATCGGTGATGGTCTGCTTCGTTTTAGCGGGCATGCCGGTGCGGGCCATAATGGCTGCTATTTCATCCTCAAGCAGCTCCGAGAGCAGCACTTTGCCAACGGCGGTGCAATGCATCAACACCCGGTTGCCTACTTTGGAATACATGCGGATTGTATTGTCGCCTTCCACCTTTTCCACATACACTGCCTCATCACCATCACGTACACAAAGATGGATCACTTCGTTAGTCGCCTTGCATAAAGCCTCCAAATAGGGTAAAGCCACCTTGCGCACATCCAGCTGATCCATCAGTGAACCAGACAGGTACAATAGGCGCAAACCAAGCTGATACTGGCCGGTCTTAGGATTTTGACGGATATATTGCCGTTCCAATAATGTTTTCAGAAAGCGGTGAATCGTGCTTTTAGGCAGGTCCATACGGTTGCTCAGTTCAGTCACACCCAACCCTTCCGGTTCATCAGCTAAGTATTCTAAAAGGGTGAGGGCACGATCAACAGATTGGACGATATCTTTACGCATCCAGATCACCTCTACCCCTATCATATCAAAGCGGAGGTAAAACAGAACCAATATAAACGGTTCACCTCCCTACATAGAAGTAAGTTCCTGGTACACTACATCCGTGATGGGAATGCCTTTTTTCAGGCGTTCTTCTTCTTTCAATTGTTCCGGTTCTCCTGGTACCATCACCCGTTCAAACCCAGGTGCTGGCGGTACTTGATGCAATTCATCAATCATTTGATCGATATGAGTTAAAAAATTGTCTGCGGTTGTAAATATGGATATGTCAATAGCTATAAGTAGATGTCCTAACTTGCGCTTTTTGTCATAATCCCCATACATAGCCGTTATATGGGGACCAAAGGCAGAGCCGGTTAATATGCCAGACAATACATCAATCATCAAGGCCAGACCGTATCCTTTTGGCCCTCCAAATGGGAGCAAAGCACGCACTCGATGAGGATCCGTAGTTGGATTACCCTGTTCATCAACCCCCCACCGATCCGGGATAGA encodes:
- a CDS encoding dihydrodipicolinate synthase family protein, with protein sequence MAKTHPFQGIIPPVPTIVDEQGDLDKDGMKKLLDHLIEAGVHGLLILGTGGEFSQMGLGQRKQVAEFAVEYVAKRVPVMIGTGSPSTAETVELSKHAQQAGADGVLVLNPYYWPLAEDHLYAHYARVAEAVTCPILIYNFPLLTGQDLTPAFIKRLAMDYEHIVGLKDTVDTAGHIREIIVQIKHNRPEFAVFAGFDDHLFNTLALGGDGAIPASANFAPEITVGLYEAFQQGDYSRAIQLHRRLAPLLAMYKLDVPFVNVIKEAIRLRGIEISTAVLPPARPLTEQKREKLKQLLQKAQLLS
- a CDS encoding IclR family transcriptional regulator, whose protein sequence is MRKDIVQSVDRALTLLEYLADEPEGLGVTELSNRMDLPKSTIHRFLKTLLERQYIRQNPKTGQYQLGLRLLYLSGSLMDQLDVRKVALPYLEALCKATNEVIHLCVRDGDEAVYVEKVEGDNTIRMYSKVGNRVLMHCTAVGKVLLSELLEDEIAAIMARTGMPAKTKQTITDLKTLLTELAKVRSQGFAIDNVEHEEGIRCIGAPIRNYEGEIVAAFSISGPTFRMTEERVKTELSSIIKHYALLISNALGYVAAEVT